The nucleotide sequence CGGACGAAGCCGCACTGCAACATTGGGACTATTGGTCATGTTGACCATGGGAAGACGACGCTGACGGCGGCGATCACGAAGGTTCTTGCGGAATCTGGCGGTGCGA is from Alphaproteobacteria bacterium and encodes:
- a CDS encoding GTP-binding protein, giving the protein MGKEKFSRTKPHCNIGTIGHVDHGKTTLTAAITKVLAESGGA